From a region of the Helianthus annuus cultivar XRQ/B chromosome 5, HanXRQr2.0-SUNRISE, whole genome shotgun sequence genome:
- the LOC110938888 gene encoding uncharacterized protein LOC110938888, whose translation MSNLAKLEFMALDITGKNYLSWALDDEIHLNANNLGDTIKEGNKTSTQEKAKAMIFLRHHIHESLKNEYLTIKDPLVLWINLKERYDHQKTVILPRARYEWINLRLQDFKSISEYNSAMFRITSQLILCGENITDKEMLEKTFSTFHASNIVLQQQYRERGFTKYSDLISCLLVAEQNNELLMKNHETCPVGTTPFPEVNVATYNDQSGSHGRGRGYQRGRGHGRSHGRGHGRGRGRAYGRGIIMVFNSKIEEPTRSCMIMKKIK comes from the coding sequence ATGTCGAATCTTGCAAAGCTTGAGTTTATGGCTTTAGACATCACTGGAAAAAATTATTTATCATGGGCTTTGGATGATGAAATCCATCTAAATGCCAATAACCTTGGGGATACAATTAAAGAAGGAAATAAAACAAGTACCCAAGAAAAAGCAAAGGCAATGATTTTCTTACGCCACCATATTCATGAGTCATTGAAAAATGAATATCTTACTATCAAAGATCCACTCGTTCTATGGATCAATTTAAAAGAAAGGTATGACCATCAGAAAACAGTAATATTACCAAGAGCTCGTTATGAATGGATTAATTTAAGGTTGCAAGACTTTAAGTCTATAAGTGAGTATAACTCAGCAATGTTTAGAATCACGTCACAATTGATTCTATGTGGTGAAAATATTACAGATAAGGAGATGTTGGAAAAAACATTCTCCACCTTTCACGCCTCAAACATTGTCTTGCAACAACAATATCGTGAAAGGGGCTTCACCAAATACAGTGacttaatatcatgtttgctTGTGGCTGAGCAAAATAATGAGCTACTGATGAAAAACCATGAAACTTGTCCGGTTGGTACAACCCCATTCCCAGAAGTGAATGTGGCAACATATAATGACCAAAGTGGAAGTCACGGACGTGGTCGTGGCTATCAACGTGGGCGTGGTCATGGTCGTAGTCATGGTCGTGGTCATGGACGTGGTCGTGGACGTGCATATGGTCGGGGAATTATCATGGTGTTCAATTCAAAAATAGAAGAACCCACCAGAAGTTGCATGATAATGaaaaaaatcaaatga
- the LOC118492096 gene encoding secreted RxLR effector protein 161-like translates to MVVRSLDVEKDPFRPPNDGKEILGPEVPYLSAIGALMFLASHTRPDISFSVNLLARYSSCPTKRHWNGVKQIFRYLQGTKDMGLYFTNQSATSLVGFADAGYLSDPHTGRSQTGYLFTSGGTAISWRSLKQTITATSSNHAKILAIHEASRECVWLRSVIQHIRGSCGISMRDEGPTILHEDNAACIAQLKEGYIKGDRTKHILPKFFFTHDLQKNGDITVQQVRSSDNLADLFTKSLPTSTFKKLVHGIGMRQLKEIKSSGGE, encoded by the coding sequence ATGGTTGTAAGATCTCTTGATGTCGAGAAAGACCCATTCCGACCTCCGAATGATGGAAAGGAAATTCTTGGTCCAGAAGTACCCTATTTAAGTGCAATTGGTGCACTAATGTTTCTTGCTAGTCATACACGACCAGATATATCATTTTCTGTAAATTTATTGGCAAGATATAGTTCATGCCCTACGAAGAGGCATTGGAATGGGGTAAAACAAATATTTCGATACCTTCAAGGTACAAAAGATATGGGGTTGTATTTTACTAACCAATCAGCAACAAGTTTGGTTGGTTTTGCAGATGCAGGGTATTTGTCTGATCCTCACACTGGACGATCTCAAACTGGATATTTATTCACAAGTGGAGGCACTGCTATCTCATGGCGTTCTTTAAAGCAAACCATCACAGCCACATCATCTAATCATGCAAAAATATTGGCGATTCATGAAGCTAGTCGAGAATGTGTTTGGTTAAGAAGTGTAATACAACACATTCGTGGGTCTTGTGGTATTTCTATGAGAGATGAGGGACCGACAATTTTGCATGAAGACAACGCAGCATGCATTGCTCAACTTAAGGAGGGATATATCAAAGGTGACAGAACGAAGCACATTTTACCAAAGTTCTTTTTCACACATGATTTGCAAAAGAATGGAGATATTACTGTCCAACAAGTTCGTTCTAGCGATAATTTGGCAGACTTGTTTACTAAATCACTTCCGACCTCTACATTCAAGAAACTGGTTCATGGCATCGGGATGCGTCAACTCAAAGAGATTAAATCATCAGGGGGAGAataa
- the LOC118492471 gene encoding transcription factor IBH1-like 1 — MHTSSMLKKEFLNKWIKGLQICCSSKSKMDLLERKKKIKLSADIAMASAKKTATSWSNALISEAKKNKQDTILVSQLLGSESPLKLQKSTNRIISIHKRVQCKKILKRSCYNAGKRMMMKKKNLGISRSNFATTIAKRLVKKRTKVLKRLVPGGESMDEVSLIKEAMDYILSLKVQVDVMRSVVTAAEVLSDDKLLKLVE; from the coding sequence ATGCACACTTCAAGCATGCTAAAGAAAGAATTTCTTAATAAATGGATAAAGGGTCTCCAAATATGTTGTTCTTCAAAGAGTAAAATGGATCTCTTGGAGAGAAAGAAGAAAATAAAGCTATCTGCAGACATTGCCATGGCTTCTGCTAAAAAGACAGCAACTTCATGGAGCAATGCACTAATATCCGAGGCTAAGAAAAACAAGCAAGACACCATTCTTGTGAGCCAATTATTAGGGTCCGAATCGCCGTTGAAGCTACAAAAGAGTACAAATAGGATTATCAGTATCCATAAAAGAGTTCAATGcaagaaaatcttgaaaagaAGTTGCTATAATGCTGGTaaaaggatgatgatgaagaagaagaaccTGGGCATTTCTAGATCGAATTTCGCAACTACTATTGCAAAAAGATTGGTGAAGAAGAGGACTAAAGTACTTAAAAGACTTGTACCTGGTGGAGAATCCATGGATGAAGTCTCCCTGATCAAAGAAGCAATGGACTACATTCTTTCTCTTAAAGTACAAGTTGATGTGATGAGGAGTGTTGTTACTGCAGCTGAGGTTTTGAGTGATGATAAATTGCTGAAATTGGTAGaataa